The Capra hircus breed San Clemente chromosome 25, ASM170441v1, whole genome shotgun sequence genome has a window encoding:
- the IFT22 gene encoding intraflagellar transport protein 22 homolog, whose product MLKAKILFVGPCESGKTVLANFLTESSDITEYNPTQGVRILEFENPHVTSNNKGTGCEFELWDCGGDPKFESCWPALMKDSHGVVIVFNADIPSHLKEIETWYSCFVQQQFLQNTQCLLIAHHKPGSGSDKENPALAPPLNKLKLVHSNLEDDPEEIRMEFIKYLRSIINSVSESRDREEMSIIT is encoded by the exons ATGCTGAAGGCCAAGATCCTCTTTGTGGGGCCCTGCGAG AGTGGAAAAACTGTTTTGGCCAACTTTCTGACAGAATCTTCTGACATCACTGAATACAACCCAACCCAAGGAGTGAG GATCCTGGAATTCGAGAACCCACATGTTACCAGCAACAACAAAGGCACGGGGTGTGAATTTGAGCTCTGGGATTGTGGCGGCGATCCAAA GTTCGAGTCTTGCTGGCCAGCCCTGATGAAGGACTCTCACGGAGTGGTGATCGTCTTCAACGCCGACATCCCAAGTCACCTGAAGGAAATTGAGACGTGGTATTCCTGCTTCGTCCAGCAGCAGTTCTTACAGAATACTCAGTGTCTGTTAATTGCACACCACAAACCAGGCTCCGGAAGTGACAAAGAAAACCCAGCTTTGG CACCACCCTTGAACAAGCTGAAGCTGGTGCACTCGAATCTCGAGGACGACCCAGAAGAGATCAGGATGGAATTCATAAAGTACTTAAGAAGCATAATCAACTCAGTGTCCGAGAGCAGAGACCGGGAAGAGATGTCCATTATTACCTGA